The genomic segment TGTGTTCGTGTACCTATGTTCCcgataatttcatattaatattaaatacatataggtaaagtttttttatatattaatatgaaattattgaaAGCCCCAGACGAAATCCAGTGACCTTTCAGCTACTGAATTTAGCCACATAGCGTTTATAGACGGATgagatatactttttttatgtatatgaaaataaggtttattttcaagTATACCAAGTATAGTTTCATTTTCAAAACGTTCTAGTATACTGGATATTTTTGTGTAACAGATCCAAATTGTATTTCATTCTATACTAGTCTgttttattaatcaattaaGGTTACAAAATCGTACTCTACTCATtaagtaatacattttaaagctccttttttatcacattttttttattcagaccaaaaaatatcacaattaatacttataatagaCATTACAGCCtatatatcaatattatatatatattttttttacaagcaCATGTCATCCGTCAAGACAATAATGTATCcctgtgtttgtgtgtgtatcgTGCATGTGTTGTGCATACCTGAGTCTGGAGACGCGTCAGACCGCGGATCCAGAGAATCTGACCAGCTCGCGGCTTCTTATCCAGATCTGGATCGTAGTCTGGACCGGGTTGGATAGTCTCTGGATCGGGCTGACCTCTGCCCCATCTGGGTAGCACAGGATGATGTATGTCATCATACCATAGTATAATTACCACGGCTTTATAGAAAACCGGAGAAAAATTGCCAAAGTTTTGTGTTTCGCTATGTATGCGACCGGAGACCTAATCCTCTGGTATAATCCTTTGGCCGCtgtccattgcttaccatcaggtgatccgtcagtttGCTTGctcccctattccataaacaaGTTGGTCTAACGATGACTATTTAGGCGTTGTATTTACACTGCAATATTAGTAATTATCCCAGTTTGTTCGTAGAAGTGGTcttatagtccagcagtagatTTCTCCCCTATTCCATATACAAATTAGTCTCAAGATGACTATTTAGGTGATGTATTTACACTGCAATATTTCTAATTATTCCAATTTGTTCGTAGAAGATGTcttatagtccagcagtagatATCAAGGACTCTTGATGATGAACCACCTATTTAATAGTATAATACTCACGACAGTCTCTTAGGAATCTTCCTAGTGGGCACGGTGGTGACGAGTTGACCCCAGACGAGGGTCCCGGCTCCGAGGAACAGGCACCAGAGCCACTGGTCTATCGACAGACCCGCCGTACTGAACGCCATGCCACCGAACTGGATAATTATTACCTGGAATTGTTTTGATGGGGTATTGATTACATGGTGGTAATTAGGTTGGTGTTGATGGTAGATGATGATGGTGGCgtgatttaaatgttttaaattttggtATCGTTAAtttaacatatacatacataacctcaaacTTCTGTCCCATGGGGACAATCAGAAataatagaacgccaattgctacgaatcttacttTCGCTTCATGAATAATTATCAGTCTTTTCAAGTATTATCTTTGGTTAAGACTACTTTATCaagaaaatgtttgtaaaatcaagacattttcatacaaaacaaattattattattaaaacagaaAAAGCTATGAAGATTAAATTCGATAGTATCGATGTCTTGTAGCAAAATACCTAAGCTCTTTACTTCCCTACTtatcatcattaaaaaaaaaagagaaaacatAGCACAAAATACCTTCGTACGACAGGACCTTCATATTCATACAACTCTTCATCTCTGAAACACAACAACAACcacaacaaacacacaaacaaaacataccTGCGAAGCCGCAGTGCCGATCCATATAGAATAGAAGATGGGGTTAGTAAACAGCCCCTGGAACACATTTCTTTGGCCGTGTATCTTGCGCGCGTTGATCTCGTTGAAGAGCGTCATCATGACGAACGTGTTGAAGATGATCGTGAAGTGCTGCGTGGGTTCGGATCCCAGCGCCTGCCCGCGCCCTGACGGGATGTTCAGCAGCCTGTCGCCTGTAGAATAAGGAGTTTTTAGATGTGTATTATGGTTATTGAATGTCTTTTAGTGTTGATTTTGGACTTTAtggcaaagaaaataaagttgataatttactaaaatgacaatgtttcaagccgtgctagaaAGGCTAGCAAGAGGCTCATTGAATGTCTTTTAGCGTTGATTTTGGACTTTAtggcaaagaaaataaagttgataatttactaaaatgacaatgtttcaagccatgttaggctcatattcatgagcagctcaatccgtgacaatcgccgcgtcgtgtatcgagttcctcgtcaaacagttacgtgagagagccgattacataataattaatttagtatgtatataGTTTGTTCTTTTGTCTGAAGTCTCTTAGCCAATTAATCCAAAATATTTGGCGGTTGATATAATAAACAGAACAACTATCTCTTCAGCGGAAATGATTTCGTTGGCGTTGTTCTTGAACTTTGACGAAACTTTTTCTCCTGTTTTTTTTACAACTACATTAGAATAGTAGCTTACTCGCTGAGACTTGACCATATGCACCAATCAGTATTTTACAATGTACAACTTGTTATTTCAATGATTTTTAAACTGTTAAAGGTggtatcattttatttaagtttagtaAGACcattaacactttgaacgccagtcaccggtgaccgacgttagcggaggatttgccttcaacagttttctattggcagtcaaagacttaacttaCCGACAAATAGAAGCGAGAATATAATGAAGAGCTGGTAGATGGCCTGTCCGAGGATGTTCTTCATCATGGTGCGGCTGATGAGGGGCTTGGTCCGGCCGTACGGCTTGCGCTGCAGCAGGTCGGGCGTCGGCATCTCCGTCGCCAGCGCCAGGGACGCCAGCGTGTCCATGATCAGGTTTACCCATAACATTTGTACTGCctggaagggggaattgggtgTAATGATCAAAATCGAAAGCTTTTCGAAAGGGATatcaatatcataaaaaaattaaataataacagtaaTCTACTCTATCGACGCTGAAGGTTGGTCTTCTGGTAATAGTTTATAATCTAACGATAGATGAGAGATAACTGTATAATAGAAAGAAATCAATATTggatacttttattaattacgtGTAGTATTTAGCAATGATTCACACATCACttcatttttcaaatattgtctAGACTTCCAGTTTGTTTCgtcatttcttctcagagtaattCGTTGGGAAACGCCGACTTCATCTAGATTACTCTTTTGTAGTCTATTTACAAAAGTTAATACATTATCTCATTGGTTTACCCAGACGCGGCGTCAACCGCGCAGTCAGAAGAGTCAGTCAGACACGGATACCTTTTTTAAGTAACTTTAACGCCACAATTCTCAAACCTGTCAAAGTTTAGTAGAGACTTAATGTATGGTTTACCAATTTGTACGCACCTTTAGAGGACTGTCCTGTATCGCGCAGGCACCAATGAAAGCCACAATGACGGCGACCACGTTGACTGTAAGCTGGAACTGCAAGAACTTGGCGATGGAGTCGTACACGTTGCGTCCCCACATCACCGCCTTCACGATGGATGAGAAGTTATCGTCTGTGAGGATGATGTCTGATGCTTCCTTCGCTACGTCTGTACCTGCGATACCCTGGGGGAAGAATTGGGTGGTTAGTATAGTGTGGGTGACGTCTTTTAATATGTTTAGCTAGTAGTGGTTGATGTGatgggtatttttatttatcaaagaagTATAACATATGGACATGTTAGAATATGACTTTGTTTCATCGttgagaaataaaaagtaaaggaTTTTAAGTGCTTTGAAGTTAGATCgactaaaaatgtattaaaagaaGAGACAGATCGACAAAGCTGTTTTTACTTAAATCATCGATTTTTACGTTCAATAGATGGTGCTTAAGATTCCtaaagattttataaatcacaaaGTCAAATTACGTCTTTCTCATTCAAATTGAAACCTTTTGACATCAATCATCTTCCCCACTCAAAACCCAACCTTACCACCCAAAAAACAACACACAACTTACCATAGCAAATCCAACATCAGCCTTTTTAAGCGCAGGTCCATCATTGGTACCGTCTCCGGTGACGGCGACTACCTCGCGTGTGTCGAAGGCTTTAGACTCGATCATTCCTTTAACTAGCGTGTACTTGTCTGTCGGTGACGATCTCGCGAGGACGCGGAGTTTCGGCCATACTTTGTCTAGTAGGTGTTGTTGTACCTGCCATAAAGAAGAATAGGTTAGATATTGTTTCcagaataataatttagatagtgttttatattttcaggaGTAAAGAAGATTTAACTCTATCTTGAGTTCATTAgagcccttagtatgagtttgttttacgtttaacgagatcgtgttcggcgctctaattggttgattcattcgtgTCGGTCAATTagagcgctctcgtttcgttttcgtttatcgtaaagcaaactcgtactaatgggTACAAGACTCAGACTTTGAATTTCAAGACAGAGCTTTTGTAAAGTAATGTCGTAACGAAACAGTAAAATGCATTCGTCTTCAGCGCTGGTGGCGCTTGGGtattaattacacattttacAAAGACCGGGCAGTTCTctcttaaaattttatcaatccTTAAAATGGCCGACGGTATTCTACCAGTAAGACAATCATAAACTTAACCCAATTATTTCACCAAGGACATAATACCTCATACACACATTACTTAGTAATAAATCCAACAAAAACAGCTACATACCTCTCCATTAGTATCCCTGATCCTCTTATTGAACTCCTTGCCCTCGAGAATGAGGAAGTCGTCAGTGGGTTTGAGTATGCCGCACTTGATGGCGATGGAGCGCGCCGTGTTCACGTTGTCTCCCGTCACCATGCGGACTGTGATGCCTGCCTTCTGACATTTCCTGATGGCTTCGGGTACCTGGGGGAacgatttcattaatttaaggTTTCATAATTGATggtctagcttcactgacagacagactgacggacaattcaaaaGTGCCTGATTCATGATTAATGTTTTGACTTTAACCTTGATTATGGTTTTTGATCTTTACCTATTAACCAAACGttgagattatggcaaactatCCTAAATTGAGACCAATTGTCCAGTTATGGTACTTGTCATGGTCGATGTTCTATACTGGTTAATAGTGGTTTTAGGAGTTTGAAGGACAATGAAtttggcatatttttttattagtatatcTGAGATTGTTCGTAACCGCCGCCTACAGATTCGATTAGCGAAGGATGTTTCGTGCCCTCATAATAATATGGGGCCTTAGTcggctattacaattgtgtcttACTTGTAAATTGCTACCATTAAATCtgtattaaagtaatttattctAAAGCGAGTCGTCTATTATTAGAGCTTCCTTTACAGAGACAATGTATTGTGGACGACCTTAAACAGTTATGTTTTTGACAAAGTATAGCAATACGCACCTCTGGTCGCACAGGATCTTCGATGCCGACTACACACAAGCAGGTCAGGTTGTTCACGATGTTGTCCTCGTCGTCCCAGTTCGGTTCCTGGTCTATGTGCACCTgcacagacaaacaaacattcatatcatatcatatcatattataaaaaaacgttgcgccacattaaaatattctcctgtgtcgtaggtgagattacaaacatacaagttcacataaacatgacgcccagacccggataaaaatttgtggatcacacaaagagttgctccgtgcgggaatcgaacccgctacccgttgcgcggcagccagttgcccagccaccgcaccaaccgtgcagtcaacattATGTAGTTGTGTGAGATAAATCACTTAacgaagtattattattaccgtaaaacggggtgaatagatacagaagaggggtgaataaatgttgggaaaatgttctaacatctattcattccattcttgtgtctattcacactttgaattctattcaccctgttttacTGTACCACagaaaaaagtaaattgttAGATGATTCGTTCGTAGTAAGCTGTACTTATATTGATTTCTAAACTTACTCATTAGTAAGTAGTTATAATTAACATGGCTTACTGCCATAATCAAAGACTTTTAAACTATTCCTGAGTAACagttttgttccgaaaataattactaaagtaaccattaaatgactgtatGGCAGTTAACTATCTTTTTATCTtgactttaattaaaactattatgaATTAAACCTAAACGCTTTACAcatatttctaaatatattttttcttttcagctTACCTGGTTAATTTCAGCTTTGCCCGGCACGAAGTCCCTGTATGCGACGGAGATGGTTCGGAGTCCGTCACAGGCCATGGGTTCGATTACCTGTCGTACCAATCGGTCTTGCATGTCGCGCGTGAACTTTTCCAAGCGACCTTCGTGTCCGTAGATGAATGCGCATCTGTAGAGAAGTGGAAATTGTTTAAGTTAAATGGTAATTGTTTTTTCGAAATGGGAGAAAATTGCTAGTCTAGGTGAGAAAATCAAAAACTAAGCGAAacattgaaaatttatttttgatattagttTTACTAACATTTCAGAGTTTATTAAGTTTAAGAAATTAGTCCAGTTCCTTGACAAATAGTTACGTAacaagataacataataattaattttgattaagttTGTTCTCATTGTTAGCAAAGTatgttatttatacaatatttgtatataGGGTAAAATAGCATTGAATACTTTTCAGGAAGGAGACCAtacaagtatattttatatgtatatagaccTCCTTACCGATTTCGGTAACGGCGAACTTACATAAGCTATTTCCTGTCGTATGCCTTGATGTGACTAGCCAGACCGAACTTAGTTTTAAATCCGATCACAGTTAGCATACAAGTACATACAGATTTAAAgggacaaattaaaaatatagaccGAATTCATGTAGACAAAGCACCATGGCTTATTATATTAGCTAGTgatctataaaaaatactaacttCTTCAAAACAATCTCAGAAGCTCCTTTAGTGTAGAGTCGGTAGCCGCCCTTATAGGGGATGACGGTGGACATGCTCTTGCGCACGGAGTTGAAGGTGTAGACGCGGGTGAAGGATTCCTCCGGGTGTCTCTCGCGGACCGCCTCGTAGCTCTGGCCCAGCGCCAGCACGAACCCTAGGAGGGCACACTCGGTCTTGTTACCCACTTGCATCGGAGGCCCTGTTGGATCCTGGCTCGGCTGTGGGGAGAGGGaaaagatgttattagaggataTTCTCTATTAActgtgtgatattttattatttattttacagtctATGTACATTAAAACAATGGTGGTATTAatcatggataaaagaaagagactggattggccttgtgggcgggccacgcgtGCCGAGGGTGCGAGCCGGCGTACTGCGCGCTGTCATAACGCTCAAATGTccatacttaccggctagcaatcgctgtcatgttttgacagcgtacgtatctccgcaaaaatattatattatgccgtcttgcgctattataacgtgtcggaaaagaaaccaggtgtgtagcatagcacgagaaggaatttcttttcaccggtaagtccaaaaacataaaaatacgtgtgatatttgtaattataacattagtattatgaaatttatagacaaaaacgatataatcgcaagcagactaatagtaatacattgcttgcgatagatgagtacaatcttgcactacgtgagcaatcgcgcaatgtatgacgtccattgcgagagtcccgagtaccgaaacaaaagctcatttccacaaaatctatgacatcgatagtgttgggcaaatttgtaatcaatgtcgattgttactatgatacagtctattataatcaatagcacactttataatttaaataataagtattatttattacgactaattagtaatatagattttgagtgagttttatgtttttatttttttatagaatgtgacatatgatttattttaatattatgttttaggtttccaacagatccaggtgtaacaaaattgtggattgacacaactggtagaattaattttttttttcaagttccaccacacagattagaaactgcgtatatttttatctccaccatatttatacagacattggtcttaaaaactaagcttatataataattaatagtataataaattatgtagcaagttaaacgaccaggtttaaaacaattgaaaagacaagtggtgggattcaggaacccaaactaggaaaacctgtactatgggctcctggattcctactaaatgtagcatatttcgttcgcaacatttcgatgttgataattacataataacaaagtcagggaaaagaaacttaaaattaggcgtttatcCGCACAATATCGCAATGTGTATTCAGcaagtaaactgattttattttagaaaattttaaattagtctctttaaatcagtttttttgtctaaaaatggcgatatttaaaatatcatctttcgtaaatttaaaaaatgaaataatataaccatgttatttcaatgtgttctgtactttatacagattattgtaaatgtgagagccctgtaattagctaaattagactagtagaatgcatttgtgtcagcttagagttgtcatgctcactcaaaggtctcactggcggtggcacgggcattggatcgttcgattccctgcaacatggttgagttggacggtgctggtgtacgtgtcatgttggtgaacgagcgctgtcaacagctccagactgtattaattttgttgttcttaaggttttttttctatcgctttgactgaatattagttttacattgttctcacatagttcaagcaatcgatgcaaagaaaagcaatgttatcaagaattgtattgtgaatctaattgaaaaagatcgaacgaacagatcttcgatcttctccataggaatctacactttggaacgagcaaatagcttcactagagggctgaccgacagacagacgttattaatattattatatttgctttgacgttcaaaagtgcctatgatttatttattttttactgatttttaacttattgagtaataaaattggttttaaaattcagttatgtattttttatttattttacttttattacttggtttctatttcgcatgaatacaatttcacaatattcaacaatacttgtaaaacaaaaacaagattacttaaattttatcgatatcaacaatcgacctttctctcgccctagcatacatgagtttttatgcgtgttagagtgtacgtcaaatgcagtcattgcgtttgtgtgacaaccaatagcaaattcgagatttaaatgtgtgttatttatttgtgggggtaatccgctcagacattggtctcttgcttgtagtgaaattaaagggtgggagaaacggcgacacgcgttctgatacaaatcaggaactatttcatttctactctctttatatgTTCTGTGGTATTGAtggccaatttggcattctctgaCAGTTACTCTAGATTTAGTAGATACTGATCACATGTCGATACGATAATTTGAATGCCAGATGAGTATCCTAATCAAAAGAAACTGAACAAACTTGGAGATCAGTTTCTTTACAATTTGGTAGAAATATTGTGTATAAGGTTAGCATCTGCATTGTTTTTCTTGACAGAAAGCGCTTACAGGTATTTTGATTTAGaaacatcaatttaaaattaccatttacagaaaaaaaaatactgagcTAAACCTAAATGGTAGTTTACAAgaatttagtaataaaaatacaaatatcttACCATAATTCTGGACGTAAAAGCAGCATTAACAGATATTCCTTCGACCATAGTTTCGGCGACCTCTTGCGGTATATCCCTGAAGTTAGGCGTGACCTTGCAGAGTTTCTCGCAGATGTATGACTGGACGACTGTCATTCGGTTCGTGGTGAGCGTTCCTGTCTTGTCCGAGCAGATTGCGGTCGCGTTACCCATCGTTTCACAAGCGTCCAAGTGACGTACCAAGTTGTTGTCTTTCATCATTTTCTGTGGACGGTAATGGGGTTTTAGTATTTGATGTGAGAGTTGGGATAGTGGTGGGCTAATACGGGGTATTGTAAGCTAGTGGAGAGTATGAATCAAACTGTTTATCATGTATGAATTATAAAGTGCAGTATAAAAAACCAGGGCATCTAAAATCCAGTCCAAACTATATCATAGGTATATGTGAAAACTTGTAATTAGCCTTCATTTAATCACTGCTACATTGTTAATTTAGTTAtctaaatgtaaaaataaaactatgacaACAATAAGATCTGTTCTGTTCAAAATCGCTCATCGAAACTAAGATTTGAAACcttactttatacatatatgcatGTTATGTtgcaattaagtaataaaaaccaGAAAATATCGCACCACAACATTACCATATCTTGAATGGGAGTAAAATAGTGCTTAGAAATTGACTGCCAAAATGTCAACCGTCACTaacggccagtttcaataacctatctatctgtagatttgcctactagagatagtattttgacataagctccatacaaaatgtgttatGTGTAATACCTTGACAGAGTAAGCAAGCGATAGAGTAACGGCGAGCGGCAATCCTTCAGGGACGGCCACGACAAGTACGGTGACACCGATGATGAGGTGCTTCACCAGGTTATTGATGTACGTCGCCTTCCACGGCTTCTGCTCGATCACGAACGTATGCACGCAGAAGTTTATCACCAGGATGATCACCGTCAGAACTGCTATTGTGGAGCCGGCGTAACCGATCTGTTGGGGGAAGGAGTTAAtggtttatttgaaatgtttatgtttgtagTTTTACAAGTTAGTCTAGGTTTTAACtcgaatttttttttgtagtacaggttaaaattttctttcagGATTTCAAAATTCATTGGAATCCtgtcttttgttttaagttactGCATtattaatagggggtgagcctattgccacataccggacacaattccagactccgtgctaatattgagatttttttgtaaaaccgaaataaaccagtaatactttgctcgacccgagaatcgaacccgagacaccttgtcCTGCAGTTGCACTTACGTCCACTCGACAAACAAGGCAGtctataaaatatagcctaAAACGACTACATGTATTCCATATAAGAGAAGAAGaccgagctcagtggcgtgccattggagaggcctatgtccaggaGTGGACGGGAACAGTGAAACaacgcgaaacaacgcttgcgttgtgtttcgttgtgtgagtgaggttaccggaggcccaattcccccttcccaatcttccccatccccattcccgaacaacaatccttaaattcctaaccaccaaaagaccggcaacgcacttttaaagCCTCTGGTTTTTCAAGTGTCCTtggccggcggcgattgttaccatcaggtaatacgtatgCTCGATTGTCTcattgtctcataaaaaaacaacaggctgatgatgatgatgattccaTATAAAAGTTACATACTTGAATAGCCAACTTGGTGAGCTTGGCTTGCAGAACGGACTTCTCCTTTTTATGACCAGCTTCTGGCGGGGGCTTGTCGGTGGTGGCAGGGACGTGGTTGTCGTCTGGTCGCGCGTGGTTCGCGCCGTGGCTGTTGCCTGACGCCGGCAACGTCGCGTCTTCGTCACCTGTGTGGCGTAGTACATGTGTTAAGATTATGTTGGGTAAAGCGATTGGTTGCTCAAATATGTTAAGTTATGATTGTGTACTGGTTTGGATTTTGATAGtgaataaagatattattattatttagactactttttatgttatactgATAGTCTTTAAGTTAGGATAGAGTTGTAATTATCACAAATGATATTGTAATATTGTCAAGActattgaaataatta from the Spodoptera frugiperda isolate SF20-4 chromosome 16, AGI-APGP_CSIRO_Sfru_2.0, whole genome shotgun sequence genome contains:
- the LOC118280605 gene encoding plasma membrane calcium-transporting ATPase 2, which gives rise to MLHHFNTNSIFHDQQYGFTKGRCTTDAGVALIKRVFASWEDAQDAIGIFCDLSKAFDCVEHETLLLKLNAVSHRERDAGRDTWGAGARGRGGAVTAQMILNKPHNLVEVNRRRVRSLQLATQSDALLQQAAAHYVQQYSSSDTSTGPAHSAPVLLLATRDTRHAMRDMRHATRDAPDFFSLRIQFGVVRLRYNVFFLSPGLSGSKADLQHRREVFGSNLIPPKPPKTFLTLVWEALQDVTLIILEVAAVVSLGLSFYKPSDDPADVAHLDEEEGHYQWIEGLAILISVIVVVIVTAFNDYTKERQFRGLQSRIEGEHKFAVIRGSEVRQVPISEIVCGDICQIKYGDLLPADGILLQSNDLKVDESSLTGESDHVKKGESFDPMVLSGTHVMEGSGKMLVTAVGVNSQAGIIFTLLGAAVDKQEKEIKQMKKEAKKQQRKSTQRKSLTGDEDATLPASGNSHGANHARPDDNHVPATTDKPPPEAGHKKEKSVLQAKLTKLAIQIGYAGSTIAVLTVIILVINFCVHTFVIEQKPWKATYINNLVKHLIIGVTVLVVAVPEGLPLAVTLSLAYSVKKMMKDNNLVRHLDACETMGNATAICSDKTGTLTTNRMTVVQSYICEKLCKVTPNFRDIPQEVAETMVEGISVNAAFTSRIMPSQDPTGPPMQVGNKTECALLGFVLALGQSYEAVRERHPEESFTRVYTFNSVRKSMSTVIPYKGGYRLYTKGASEIVLKKCAFIYGHEGRLEKFTRDMQDRLVRQVIEPMACDGLRTISVAYRDFVPGKAEINQVHIDQEPNWDDEDNIVNNLTCLCVVGIEDPVRPEVPEAIRKCQKAGITVRMVTGDNVNTARSIAIKCGILKPTDDFLILEGKEFNKRIRDTNGEVQQHLLDKVWPKLRVLARSSPTDKYTLVKGMIESKAFDTREVVAVTGDGTNDGPALKKADVGFAMGIAGTDVAKEASDIILTDDNFSSIVKAVMWGRNVYDSIAKFLQFQLTVNVVAVIVAFIGACAIQDSPLKAVQMLWVNLIMDTLASLALATEMPTPDLLQRKPYGRTKPLISRTMMKNILGQAIYQLFIIFSLLFVGDRLLNIPSGRGQALGSEPTQHFTIIFNTFVMMTLFNEINARKIHGQRNVFQGLFTNPIFYSIWIGTAASQVIIIQFGGMAFSTAGLSIDQWLWCLFLGAGTLVWGQLVTTVPTRKIPKRLSWGRGQPDPETIQPGPDYDPDLDKKPRAGQILWIRGLTRLQTQQKADILAGRRIFVNNYLAEHRRISVQSGGSSLPALSPVIGGELQERLIPVPYSKTSTDQAIRVVNAFRQGLDSRGSLADAALAEALRKQTALSKRFSHSSSIEYADAARDTLAPHDIDVERLSSHSHTETAV